From the Comamonas odontotermitis genome, one window contains:
- a CDS encoding ASCH domain-containing protein, with product MTTLHLPLKREYFEAIRDGTKTEEYRLCTPYWQKRLYSPFGSYDEIVLTLGYPARDDHARRLVRPWRGFTIKTITHQHFGTEPVQVYAIDVRAP from the coding sequence ATGACCACCCTCCACCTGCCCCTCAAGCGGGAATACTTCGAGGCCATCCGAGACGGCACCAAGACCGAGGAATACCGACTCTGTACACCGTACTGGCAGAAGCGCCTGTACTCACCTTTCGGAAGTTACGACGAGATCGTGCTGACCCTGGGCTACCCCGCCCGAGACGACCACGCCCGGCGTCTTGTGCGCCCTTGGCGCGGCTTCACGATCAAGACCATCACCCACCAGCACTTCGGCACTGAGCCGGTGCAGGTTTACGCCATCGATGTGAGGGCACCATGA